A single region of the Pseudomonas sp. B21-023 genome encodes:
- a CDS encoding pyocin activator PrtN family protein, whose protein sequence is MSTLEQLRSEWATPCPTLTAVRERYFPHIGSDRRLRELINKGAIPLTLKKLHNSAKAPHVIYLHDLAQYLDHQAQQDSQIA, encoded by the coding sequence ATGAGCACCCTGGAACAACTGCGCAGTGAGTGGGCGACGCCCTGCCCTACGTTGACCGCCGTGCGGGAGCGCTACTTCCCGCACATAGGCTCGGACAGACGACTCAGGGAGCTGATCAACAAAGGGGCGATCCCGCTGACGTTGAAAAAGCTGCACAACTCAGCGAAGGCGCCCCACGTGATCTACCTGCACGACCTCGCCCAATACCTCGACCATCAGGCGCAACAAGACTCGCAAATCGCTTGA
- a CDS encoding AAA family ATPase — protein sequence MSTKSVLVIGPQGCGKTTQAPAIAKALGLSNIHDNWEPGAAVALLDTLVLTTARGTNWHFKGRTMTFDQAMQIVQHRGDAA from the coding sequence ATGAGCACCAAAAGCGTACTCGTGATTGGCCCCCAAGGGTGCGGTAAGACCACTCAAGCCCCCGCGATCGCCAAGGCCCTGGGCCTCAGCAACATCCACGACAACTGGGAGCCCGGAGCAGCAGTTGCACTTCTGGACACCCTGGTACTGACCACCGCACGCGGGACTAATTGGCACTTCAAAGGGCGGACGATGACTTTCGACCAGGCCATGCAGATCGTCCAGCACCGAGGTGACGCAGCATGA
- a CDS encoding DHHA1 domain-containing protein, which yields MKTLCIYHGNCADGFGAAWTVRRCLGAENVEFLAGHHGMTPPEVTGRTGVIVDFSFPLETLQVMAQHAQAVLIIDHHKTAAEALADVEAAPIHFYAWAETLPKLSAVFDMNRSGAGLTWDFFFPYNQRPALINHIEDRDLWRFKLAGTREILANLFSYPQDFEAWDKLIQQPMNAAIAAGTAINRKHHKDVADLVASSKRRMIIAGHDVPVANLPHSHASDAGHLMAQGEEFAACYQDSTDHRYFSLRSSDEGMDVSEIAKQYGGGGHRNAAGFKVPLDHELVQGGKANDALALDADNSAVAWLGQAGLYRTRLEALQNGEQHLEPVSSDELFELARSHVREGHIHA from the coding sequence ATGAAGACCCTATGCATCTATCACGGTAACTGCGCCGACGGGTTCGGCGCTGCCTGGACTGTGCGCCGCTGCTTGGGCGCAGAGAATGTCGAGTTCCTCGCCGGTCACCACGGCATGACCCCACCTGAAGTAACTGGCCGCACCGGGGTCATCGTCGACTTCTCCTTCCCTCTGGAAACGCTTCAGGTGATGGCCCAGCACGCCCAAGCCGTACTGATTATCGACCACCACAAAACCGCTGCCGAGGCCCTGGCCGACGTGGAGGCCGCTCCAATCCACTTTTACGCCTGGGCAGAAACCCTGCCTAAGCTCAGCGCCGTGTTCGACATGAACCGCAGCGGCGCCGGCCTCACCTGGGACTTTTTCTTCCCCTACAACCAGCGACCGGCCCTTATCAACCACATCGAGGACCGTGACCTCTGGCGCTTCAAGCTGGCAGGCACCCGCGAGATCCTGGCCAACCTGTTCAGCTACCCACAGGACTTCGAGGCCTGGGACAAGCTGATACAGCAGCCAATGAACGCTGCCATCGCTGCTGGGACAGCCATCAACCGAAAGCACCACAAGGACGTAGCCGACCTGGTAGCCAGCAGTAAGCGCCGGATGATCATCGCCGGTCATGATGTGCCAGTGGCGAACCTGCCCCATAGCCATGCCAGTGACGCCGGTCACCTGATGGCACAAGGCGAGGAGTTTGCTGCCTGCTACCAGGACAGCACCGACCACCGTTACTTCTCCTTGCGCAGCAGCGATGAAGGAATGGATGTAAGCGAGATCGCCAAGCAGTACGGCGGCGGCGGACACCGCAATGCGGCGGGCTTCAAGGTGCCGTTAGACCATGAACTGGTACAAGGCGGCAAAGCCAATGATGCCCTAGCGCTGGACGCAGATAACAGCGCAGTCGCTTGGCTCGGCCAGGCCGGGCTATATCGCACTCGCCTGGAAGCCTTGCAGAACGGCGAGCAGCACCTAGAACCAGTTTCCAGCGACGAACTGTTCGAACTCGCACGCAGTCACGTTCGCGAGGGCCACATCCATGCCTAA
- a CDS encoding excisionase: MSTPRWVLINRAAELTGYSEDAIRHKVKNGTWPQGRIWRKAPDGRITINIPEYDKWAESAAQVA; the protein is encoded by the coding sequence ATGAGCACGCCACGATGGGTACTGATCAACCGAGCAGCTGAACTCACCGGCTACTCCGAGGACGCCATTCGCCACAAGGTTAAGAACGGAACCTGGCCACAAGGCCGCATCTGGAGAAAGGCACCCGACGGGCGCATTACCATCAACATTCCTGAGTACGACAAGTGGGCAGAGAGCGCAGCACAAGTGGCCTAG
- a CDS encoding site-specific integrase, translated as MGRERSTSGLEAELAKHTGIEIHGGNLRIAFMWRRIRCRESLGLPVTKANIKHAAQLRAAILHEIKVGTFEYGRHFPNSKHAANYSSTKDERLEALAERYKPLKAIDITPETEEKYGYAIDICVGLVGKDRLAGVLLPEDIHVLRARLIETRAPSTVNHYLATFAGFLTWCESNKYCIAGLAAACTRFAMSEKEPDPLTHEEFDLIVTKGCLHSQDVAATTLAVYTGLRPGELCALAVEDVDLQAGKIEVTRAITAQGTFKLPKTGKPRTVLLMEPAIEACRTLIDLVARHPKQAIRVYHNRHEWRDESVTPLLSPSTQARKKVINEWYVSTAWNTKWAGIQRRAGIRARRPYQTRHTYACWCLTARGNLAFIAKQMGHKDFTMLVEVYAKWMDDESPAEVQRIWEELKKTSVKPDH; from the coding sequence GTGGGCAGAGAGCGCAGCACAAGTGGCCTAGAGGCGGAGCTGGCAAAGCACACTGGCATAGAGATTCATGGCGGCAACTTGCGGATCGCCTTCATGTGGCGCCGCATTCGCTGCCGTGAATCACTCGGCTTGCCAGTAACCAAAGCCAACATCAAGCACGCCGCCCAACTCCGGGCGGCGATTCTTCACGAAATCAAGGTGGGCACATTTGAGTACGGTCGGCACTTTCCCAACTCGAAGCATGCCGCGAATTACAGCAGTACCAAGGACGAACGCCTGGAAGCCTTAGCGGAACGCTACAAGCCGCTGAAAGCCATCGACATCACCCCGGAGACCGAGGAGAAGTACGGTTACGCGATCGACATCTGCGTCGGCTTAGTGGGCAAAGACCGCCTAGCCGGCGTGCTGCTGCCCGAGGACATTCACGTACTTCGCGCAAGGCTGATCGAAACCCGGGCCCCATCGACCGTCAACCACTACCTGGCCACCTTCGCTGGCTTCCTCACCTGGTGTGAAAGCAACAAATACTGCATTGCCGGCCTCGCTGCGGCCTGCACGCGATTCGCCATGAGCGAAAAAGAGCCTGATCCACTGACGCATGAGGAGTTCGACCTGATCGTGACGAAGGGTTGCCTGCATTCACAAGATGTTGCCGCAACCACGCTTGCTGTCTACACAGGACTGCGCCCTGGCGAACTTTGCGCGCTGGCCGTGGAAGATGTTGACCTGCAGGCCGGTAAGATCGAAGTAACCAGGGCGATCACCGCCCAAGGAACGTTCAAACTCCCCAAGACAGGCAAGCCCCGCACCGTGCTGCTGATGGAGCCGGCAATTGAGGCCTGCAGAACGCTGATCGATCTGGTGGCGAGGCACCCCAAGCAAGCGATCCGCGTTTATCACAATCGGCATGAGTGGCGAGACGAATCAGTCACCCCACTGCTGTCACCAAGCACACAGGCTCGGAAGAAGGTCATCAACGAGTGGTACGTCTCTACGGCCTGGAACACTAAATGGGCCGGCATCCAACGCCGCGCCGGTATACGAGCCAGGCGACCGTACCAAACTCGACATACCTATGCATGCTGGTGCCTTACAGCTCGAGGGAACTTGGCATTCATTGCTAAGCAGATGGGGCACAAGGACTTCACAATGCTGGTCGAGGTCTATGCAAAGTGGATGGATGACGAGTCCCCTGCAGAAGTGCAGAGAATCTGGGAGGAGCTCAAGAAAACTTCAGTCAAACCAGATCACTAA
- a CDS encoding PIN domain-containing protein, with the protein MRSAFANHFARSEAARKQLWDACIFVFDTNVLTSLYKRSEEAREALFKIIESLGSRVWIPHQVAYEFLRNRPGVAHEQASMYRATIKSLTDLLSDLESHTKHPFVHSKLHDEFVGVSCKVIEALEDKVSYYENKIVNDDVKERLADLLEGKVGPAWADEKLKKTIKEGEERYANLVPPGYEDVAKHKNSTVFEHVRARYGDLILWLQILEHAKSESTAVILITGDQKDDWWLKVGGKTIGPRPELIAEFKDKVGADFSMYSHSSFLSLANSYLDQRTSESVIKEIEDAALETEDSDVEEVWERVDLVPLDALKDRERKLKAEFDSSAKGFSKLLNELTKASPAAAKDLKRELSERMKTRERLRVELLDCQNAIRRMNVSDFSDLV; encoded by the coding sequence ATGAGATCAGCATTCGCCAATCACTTTGCTCGCAGTGAAGCCGCAAGAAAGCAGCTTTGGGACGCTTGCATATTCGTATTCGACACTAATGTGCTGACCAGTCTTTATAAGCGCTCGGAAGAGGCGCGGGAGGCACTTTTTAAAATTATAGAGTCGTTAGGGTCGAGAGTTTGGATTCCGCATCAAGTTGCCTACGAATTTTTAAGAAATCGTCCGGGTGTTGCCCACGAACAGGCTTCGATGTATCGCGCAACAATCAAGAGTTTGACGGATTTGCTCTCTGATCTAGAGTCGCATACTAAACATCCGTTTGTGCACTCCAAACTTCACGATGAGTTTGTGGGGGTCTCCTGCAAGGTTATTGAGGCTCTTGAGGATAAAGTTTCGTACTATGAGAATAAAATAGTAAATGACGATGTAAAAGAGCGTCTGGCTGATCTTCTGGAAGGTAAGGTGGGACCTGCTTGGGCTGACGAAAAGTTGAAGAAAACCATTAAAGAAGGTGAGGAGCGGTATGCCAACCTGGTGCCGCCTGGCTATGAAGATGTTGCGAAGCACAAGAACTCGACAGTTTTCGAGCATGTGCGGGCTAGATATGGCGATCTAATCCTCTGGCTTCAGATTCTCGAGCATGCAAAAAGTGAGTCGACTGCAGTGATCTTGATCACAGGTGACCAGAAGGACGACTGGTGGCTGAAAGTTGGAGGGAAGACAATCGGCCCGCGACCGGAGCTCATAGCAGAATTCAAAGATAAAGTTGGCGCTGATTTTTCAATGTACAGTCATAGCAGTTTTTTGAGCTTAGCGAACAGCTACCTTGATCAACGCACCTCCGAGTCGGTGATCAAGGAAATTGAGGATGCCGCTCTAGAGACAGAGGATAGCGATGTTGAAGAAGTTTGGGAGCGGGTTGACCTGGTTCCTCTAGATGCTCTGAAGGATCGTGAGCGAAAATTGAAGGCCGAGTTCGATAGCAGTGCTAAAGGGTTCTCTAAGTTATTGAATGAATTGACTAAGGCCTCACCAGCGGCTGCCAAAGACTTAAAGCGAGAGCTCAGTGAAAGAATGAAGACTAGGGAGCGCCTACGTGTGGAGCTTTTAGACTGTCAAAATGCTATTCGTCGTATGAATGTGTCTGACTTTAGTGATCTGGTTTGA
- the mutS gene encoding DNA mismatch repair protein MutS — MSDFSAHTPMMQQYWKLKNQHPDQLMFYRMGDFYEIFYEDAKKAAKLLDITLTARGQSAGQSIPMCGIPFHSLEGYLAKLVKLGESVVICEQIGDPATSKGPVERQVVRIITPGTISDEALLDERRDNLIAALLGDERLFGLAVLDITSGNFTVQEIKGWENLLAELERINPVELLIPDDWPQGLPAEKRRGARRRAPWDFDRDSARKSLCQQFATQDLKGFGCDKLTLAIGAAGCLLSYAKETQRTALPHLRSLRHERLDDTVILDAASRRNLELDINLAGGRDNTLQSVIDRCQTAMASRLLTRWLNRPLRDLKVLKARQDSIRCLLDGYRFEKLQPQLKEIGDIERILARIGLRNARPRDLARLRDALGALPELQNAMAELEAPHLARLAAITGTYPELAGLLERAIIDNPPAVIRDGGVLKTGYDSELDELLSISENAGQFLIDLEAREKARTGLANLKVGYNRVHGYFIELPTKQAEQAPADYIRRQTLKGAERFITPELKTFEDKALSAKSRALAREKMLYDALLETLIGHLAPLQDSAAALAELDVLSNLGERALNLDLNCPSFVDEPCLRIEQGRHPVVEQVLTTPFVANDLGLDDSTRMLIITGPNMGGKSTYMRQTALIVLLAHIGSFVPAAACELSPVDRIFTRIGSSDDLAGGRSTFMVEMSETANILHNATDRSLVLMDEVGRGTSTFDGLSLAWAAAERLAQLRAYTLFATHYFELTVLPDSEPLVANVHLNATEHNERIVFLHHVLPGPASQSYGLAVAQLAGVPAAVIQRAREHLGRLETTSLPHEASVATPRDNTPHVPHQSDLFASLPHPAIEKLGRLELDDMTPRQAIEMLYQLKNLL, encoded by the coding sequence ATTTCTGATTTTTCAGCACACACCCCGATGATGCAGCAGTACTGGAAGCTGAAAAACCAGCACCCGGACCAGCTGATGTTCTACCGCATGGGCGACTTCTACGAGATCTTCTACGAAGATGCGAAAAAAGCCGCGAAACTGCTGGATATCACCCTGACCGCCCGCGGGCAGTCGGCGGGCCAGTCGATTCCCATGTGCGGGATTCCGTTCCACTCGCTCGAAGGCTACCTGGCCAAGCTGGTCAAGCTCGGCGAGTCGGTGGTGATCTGCGAGCAGATCGGCGACCCGGCCACCAGCAAGGGCCCGGTGGAGCGCCAGGTGGTGCGCATCATCACCCCGGGCACGATCAGCGACGAGGCGTTGCTCGACGAGCGTCGCGACAACCTGATTGCCGCCTTGCTCGGCGATGAGCGGCTGTTCGGCCTGGCGGTGCTGGACATCACCAGCGGCAATTTCACCGTGCAGGAGATCAAGGGCTGGGAGAACCTGCTGGCCGAGCTCGAGCGCATCAACCCGGTGGAGCTGCTGATCCCGGATGATTGGCCGCAGGGCCTGCCAGCGGAGAAGCGCCGTGGCGCACGGCGCCGCGCCCCGTGGGACTTCGACCGTGATTCGGCACGCAAGAGCCTTTGCCAGCAGTTCGCCACCCAGGACCTCAAGGGCTTTGGCTGCGACAAGCTGACCCTGGCCATCGGCGCCGCCGGCTGCCTGCTGAGCTATGCCAAGGAAACCCAGCGCACCGCCCTGCCCCACCTGCGCAGCCTGCGCCATGAGCGCCTTGACGACACCGTCATCCTCGATGCCGCCAGCCGCCGCAACCTGGAGCTGGACATCAACCTGGCCGGTGGCCGCGACAACACCCTGCAATCGGTGATCGACCGCTGCCAGACCGCCATGGCCAGCCGCCTGCTGACCCGCTGGCTGAACCGTCCGCTGCGCGATCTGAAGGTGCTCAAGGCACGCCAGGACTCGATCCGCTGCCTGCTCGACGGCTACCGCTTCGAAAAGCTGCAGCCGCAGCTCAAGGAAATCGGCGACATCGAGCGGATCCTCGCGCGCATCGGCCTGCGCAACGCCCGTCCGCGTGACCTGGCACGCCTGCGCGACGCCCTCGGCGCCCTGCCCGAGCTGCAGAACGCCATGGCCGAGCTGGAGGCACCGCACCTGGCGCGCCTGGCCGCGATCACCGGCACCTACCCGGAGCTGGCCGGCCTGCTGGAGCGGGCGATCATCGACAACCCGCCGGCGGTGATCCGCGACGGTGGCGTGCTCAAGACCGGCTACGACAGCGAACTGGACGAATTGCTGTCGATCAGCGAGAACGCCGGCCAGTTCCTCATCGACCTGGAAGCCCGCGAGAAGGCCCGCACGGGCCTGGCCAACCTCAAGGTCGGCTACAACCGCGTGCATGGCTATTTCATCGAGCTGCCGACCAAGCAGGCCGAACAGGCACCCGCCGACTATATCCGCCGGCAGACGCTCAAGGGCGCCGAACGTTTCATCACCCCTGAGCTGAAAACGTTCGAGGACAAGGCGCTGTCGGCCAAGAGCCGTGCCCTGGCCCGCGAGAAGATGCTCTACGATGCCTTGCTCGAAACCCTGATCGGGCACCTGGCGCCACTGCAGGACAGCGCCGCGGCGCTGGCCGAGCTGGATGTGCTGAGCAACCTGGGCGAACGCGCCCTGAACCTGGACCTGAACTGCCCAAGCTTCGTCGATGAGCCGTGCCTGCGCATCGAGCAGGGCCGCCACCCGGTGGTCGAGCAGGTGCTGACCACGCCATTCGTGGCCAACGACCTGGGCCTGGACGACAGCACGCGCATGCTGATCATCACCGGCCCGAACATGGGCGGTAAGTCCACCTACATGCGCCAGACCGCGCTGATCGTGCTGCTGGCGCATATCGGCAGCTTCGTTCCGGCAGCCGCCTGCGAGCTGTCGCCGGTGGACCGTATCTTTACCCGTATCGGCTCCAGCGACGACCTGGCCGGCGGGCGCTCGACCTTCATGGTCGAGATGAGCGAAACCGCCAACATCCTGCACAACGCCACCGACCGCAGCCTGGTGCTGATGGACGAAGTCGGTCGCGGCACCAGCACCTTCGATGGCCTGTCGCTGGCCTGGGCCGCCGCCGAGCGCCTGGCCCAGCTGCGCGCCTACACATTGTTCGCCACGCACTACTTCGAACTGACCGTGCTGCCGGACAGCGAGCCGCTGGTGGCCAACGTGCACCTGAACGCCACCGAACACAATGAACGCATCGTGTTCCTGCACCATGTGCTGCCGGGCCCCGCGAGCCAAAGCTACGGCTTGGCCGTGGCGCAACTGGCGGGCGTGCCGGCGGCGGTGATCCAGCGTGCCCGCGAGCACCTGGGCCGCTTGGAGACCACCAGCCTGCCCCATGAAGCGTCGGTTGCAACGCCGCGCGACAATACGCCTCACGTGCCGCACCAGAGCGACCTGTTCGCCAGCCTGCCACACCCGGCCATCGAGAAGCTGGGCAGGCTGGAGCTGGACGACATGACGCCGCGCCAAGCTATCGAAATGCTATATCAACTGAAAAACCTGTTATAA
- the fdxA gene encoding ferredoxin FdxA, whose protein sequence is MTFVVTDNCIKCKYTDCVEVCPVDCFYEGPNFLVIHPDECIDCALCEPECPAQAIFSEDEVPSGMENFIELNAELAEIWPNLTEKKDALADAEEWDGKPGKIADLER, encoded by the coding sequence ATGACCTTCGTCGTCACCGACAACTGCATCAAATGCAAGTACACCGACTGCGTGGAAGTCTGTCCGGTGGACTGCTTCTACGAAGGCCCGAACTTCCTGGTGATTCACCCGGACGAATGTATCGACTGTGCGCTGTGCGAGCCTGAGTGCCCGGCCCAGGCGATTTTCTCGGAAGACGAAGTGCCGTCCGGCATGGAGAACTTCATCGAGCTGAACGCCGAGCTGGCCGAAATCTGGCCGAACCTCACCGAGAAGAAAGACGCCCTGGCGGACGCCGAAGAGTGGGATGGCAAGCCTGGCAAGATTGCCGATCTGGAGCGCTGA
- a CDS encoding Pr6Pr family membrane protein: MPRRPWLALAAVLGWAGLAIQLYLVLLARWQEQASLVGGMVNLFCYFTVLSNTLVATVLSHAAFGRDSPARRCFLSPVVSSCVAASIVLVALAYSLLLRHLWQPQGWQWLADELLHDVMPLLFTLYWWFEVPKGRLRLWHLAAWALYPMLYFAFVLLRGHEIGVYPYPFVDVARLGYGQVLMNATGVLAGFWAIGLVLLGLDHWRGRH; this comes from the coding sequence ATGCCGCGCCGGCCTTGGCTTGCCCTGGCGGCTGTGCTCGGCTGGGCGGGGCTGGCGATCCAGCTGTACCTTGTACTGCTGGCACGTTGGCAGGAGCAGGCCAGCCTGGTCGGCGGGATGGTCAACCTGTTCTGCTATTTCACCGTGCTGAGCAACACGCTGGTGGCCACGGTGCTCAGCCATGCCGCATTCGGCCGCGACTCGCCGGCCAGGCGCTGCTTCCTTTCACCTGTGGTCAGCTCGTGCGTTGCAGCCAGTATCGTGCTGGTGGCGCTGGCCTACAGCCTGCTACTGCGCCACTTGTGGCAACCCCAGGGCTGGCAATGGCTGGCGGACGAACTGCTGCACGACGTGATGCCGCTGCTGTTCACCCTGTACTGGTGGTTCGAGGTGCCCAAGGGGCGGCTGCGGCTCTGGCATCTGGCAGCCTGGGCACTGTACCCGATGCTGTATTTTGCCTTCGTGCTGCTGCGCGGGCATGAGATCGGGGTGTATCCCTACCCGTTCGTCGACGTTGCGCGGCTGGGCTATGGGCAGGTACTGATGAATGCAACAGGGGTGCTGGCTGGGTTCTGGGCGATCGGGCTGGTGCTGCTGGGGCTGGACCATTGGCGAGGACGACATTGA
- a CDS encoding VF530 family DNA-binding protein: MSTANHNALHGKTLEQILTELVAHYQWQGLAERVDIRCFKSDPTIKSSLTFLRKTPWAREKVEQLYVKLQRKG, encoded by the coding sequence ATGAGCACGGCCAACCATAACGCGCTGCACGGCAAGACCCTCGAACAGATCCTCACCGAGCTGGTGGCGCACTATCAGTGGCAGGGTCTGGCCGAACGCGTCGACATCCGCTGCTTCAAGAGCGATCCGACGATCAAGTCTAGCCTGACCTTCCTACGCAAGACCCCGTGGGCACGGGAGAAGGTCGAGCAGCTGTACGTGAAGCTGCAGCGCAAAGGCTGA
- a CDS encoding TonB-dependent receptor codes for MRHMPLHLSPLAIALWLASTSSQAVELQPQVITANPLGNAQLAAPSTVLEGDNLLQQQQGSLGETLNKQPGVASTWFGPGASRPVIRGLDGDRIRILRNGVGALDASSLSYDHAVPLDPVTVERVEIVRGPAALLYGGNAIGGVVNTFDNRIPDSPIEGIHGAGELRYGGADTTRSSAGKLEAGNGVFALHLDANSRQFNDLRIPGYARSSKVRDADEPGSKHRLKNSDGRQDGGAIGGSYHWDHGYTGLSYSRYDSNYGSVAEPGVRLDMQQDHYGFASELRDLDGPLSSVKVDAGYTDYQHREIESGEVHTTFKNKGYEARIEARHQPLGPVEGVIGAQVSRNEFSALGEEAFVPHTDTDSLALFLLEQWQATERLNLSLGARMEHTRVDPDAKGNETFAGADSASSFNAFSLSSGAVYQLDPIWSLAANLGYTERAPTFYELYANGAHVATGAYEIGDPNLNKEKAISGDLALRFDNGTHKGSVGVFYSHFRNYIGLIGTGNLREGHDHDHGDDHDHDHDHGDIPEYAYQGVRARFYGIEAQDRWKLLENRYGSFALELSGDYTRAKNLDSGEPLPRIAPLRLNSGLVWELDRWQARVDVQHAASQRRKPANETGTDGYTTLGASLGYRFEIGQSEWLAFVRGENLTDQTVRYASSILRDIAPAPGRSVQVGLRTSF; via the coding sequence ATGCGTCACATGCCGCTGCACCTCTCCCCGCTTGCCATAGCGCTCTGGCTGGCCTCGACTTCCAGCCAGGCCGTGGAACTGCAACCCCAGGTGATTACCGCCAACCCATTGGGCAACGCCCAACTGGCTGCCCCGAGCACCGTCCTTGAAGGCGACAACCTGTTGCAGCAGCAACAGGGCAGCCTCGGCGAGACCCTCAACAAACAGCCTGGTGTCGCCTCCACCTGGTTCGGCCCTGGCGCCAGCCGCCCGGTAATCCGCGGCCTGGACGGTGACCGCATTCGTATCCTGCGCAACGGCGTCGGTGCCCTGGACGCCTCGTCGCTGTCCTACGACCACGCCGTGCCGCTGGACCCGGTGACCGTCGAGCGGGTCGAGATCGTCCGCGGCCCGGCCGCCCTGCTCTACGGCGGCAACGCCATCGGTGGCGTGGTCAACACCTTCGACAACCGCATCCCCGACTCGCCCATTGAAGGCATCCATGGCGCGGGCGAACTGCGCTACGGCGGCGCCGACACCACGCGCAGCAGTGCCGGCAAACTGGAGGCCGGCAACGGCGTCTTCGCCCTGCACCTGGATGCCAACAGCCGCCAGTTCAACGACCTGCGCATCCCCGGCTATGCCCGCAGCTCGAAGGTGCGCGACGCCGACGAGCCCGGCAGCAAGCACCGCCTGAAGAACAGCGACGGACGCCAGGACGGCGGCGCGATCGGTGGTTCCTATCATTGGGATCACGGCTATACCGGTCTGTCCTACAGCCGCTATGACAGCAACTACGGCTCGGTAGCCGAGCCCGGCGTGCGCCTGGATATGCAGCAGGACCACTACGGCTTCGCCTCGGAACTGCGCGATCTCGACGGACCATTGAGCTCGGTGAAGGTCGATGCCGGCTACACCGACTACCAGCACCGTGAAATCGAAAGCGGTGAAGTGCACACCACCTTCAAGAACAAGGGCTATGAGGCACGCATCGAGGCACGCCACCAGCCGCTGGGGCCGGTCGAGGGCGTGATCGGTGCTCAGGTCAGCCGCAACGAGTTCTCCGCACTGGGCGAGGAAGCCTTTGTCCCGCACACCGATACCGACAGCCTGGCGCTGTTCCTGCTCGAGCAATGGCAGGCCACCGAGCGCCTGAACCTGAGCCTGGGCGCGCGCATGGAACACACCCGGGTCGATCCGGATGCCAAGGGCAACGAAACCTTTGCCGGAGCCGACAGCGCCAGCAGCTTCAACGCCTTCAGCCTGTCATCGGGCGCGGTGTACCAGCTCGACCCGATCTGGTCGCTGGCCGCCAACCTCGGCTATACCGAGCGCGCGCCGACCTTCTACGAGCTGTATGCCAACGGCGCCCACGTGGCGACCGGCGCCTACGAGATCGGTGACCCGAACCTGAACAAGGAAAAGGCCATCTCCGGCGACCTGGCCCTGCGCTTCGACAACGGCACCCACAAGGGCAGTGTCGGTGTGTTCTACAGCCATTTTCGCAACTACATCGGCCTGATTGGCACCGGCAACCTGCGTGAAGGCCATGATCACGACCATGGCGACGATCATGACCACGACCATGATCACGGTGATATCCCCGAGTATGCCTACCAGGGTGTGCGCGCACGCTTCTACGGTATCGAGGCCCAGGACCGCTGGAAGTTGCTGGAAAATCGCTACGGCAGCTTCGCCCTGGAACTGTCCGGCGACTACACCCGGGCCAAGAACCTCGACAGCGGCGAGCCGCTGCCGCGTATCGCACCGCTGCGCCTGAACAGCGGCCTGGTCTGGGAACTGGATCGCTGGCAAGCGCGGGTCGATGTGCAGCATGCCGCGTCGCAACGGCGCAAACCGGCCAACGAAACCGGCACCGACGGCTACACCACCCTTGGCGCAAGCCTGGGGTATCGCTTCGAGATCGGCCAGAGTGAATGGCTGGCGTTCGTGCGCGGCGAGAACCTCACCGACCAGACCGTGCGCTATGCCAGCTCGATCCTGCGCGATATCGCGCCGGCGCCGGGGCGTAGTGTGCAGGTTGGATTGCGCACCTCGTTCTGA